From Sander lucioperca isolate FBNREF2018 chromosome 14, SLUC_FBN_1.2, whole genome shotgun sequence, the proteins below share one genomic window:
- the tor4aa gene encoding torsin-4A has protein sequence MSDQDSSTSASQTEGEVEGERDEEMDGEMKGGDEEGEKHRDSPVPSLSSFSTSLSAVMRIKQKYRAMKKRRQDMALGLAADGPLTGAPPRSSPKIFTFDGLTPSSFSSSVPQWNKNKKRKRKRVLYPNRGGCRAPPKQERSRAKYCLILLCAIVFIQVYNAIENLDDHVLKYDLDGLEKTLRREVFGQQGAVEGLLSHLKDYLSTYVHNKPLVVSLHGPSGVGKSHLGRLLAGHFRSVVGETLVLQYYVLHHCPQEADALRCARDLATLISQMVERAEEEEKIPLFIFDEVEHMHGEILDALLQLVASKQSNEYLNAIYLFLSNLGHTHITKHMLQNSSSISMASASSGRHSHLVKELTPILRRTLEKLHPLWTEADVLPLGLLEKGHVMECFLDEMTREGFYPDHTNIERLAGEIEYYPEAGGHQYSQTGCKQVVAKVNLL, from the exons ATGAGTGACCAAGACAGCAGCACTTCGGCCTCTCAAACAGAGGGAGAAgttgagggagagagggatgaagagATGGACGGAGAAATGAAAGGTGGTGATGAAGAAGGTGAAAAACACAGGGACAGTCCGGTCCCCAGTCTGTCCAGCTTCTCCACGTCTCTAAGCGCCGTCATGCGCATCAAACAGAAGTACCGGGCCATGAAGAAGAGGCGGCAGGACATGGCCCTGGGGCTGGCAGCAGACGGGCCCCTCACGGGAGCTCCCCCCAGATCCAGCCCCAAAATTTTCACCTTCGACGGACTCACCCCGTCCAGCTTCTCGTCCTCCGTCCCGCAGTGGAATAAGAataagaagaggaagaggaaacggGTGTTGTATCCCAACAGAGGGGGGTGCAGGGCGCCTCCGAAGCAGGAGCGCAGCCGAGCCAAATACTGCCTCATCCTGCTCTGTGCCATCGTCTTCATCCAG GTGTACAACGCCATCGAGAACCTAGATGACCACGTTCTCAAGTACGACCTGGACGGGCTGGAGAAGACGCTGAGGCGAGAGGTGTTTGGGCAGCAGGGAGCGGTCGAGGGTCTGCTGTCCCACCTGAAGGACTACCTGTCCACCTACGTCCACAACAAGCCCCTGGTGGTGTCCCTGCACGGCCCCAGCGGCGTGGGCAAGAGCCACCTGGGGCGCCTCCTGGCGGGACACTTCCGCTCAGTGGTGGGGGAGACGCTGGTGCTGCAGTACTACGTCCTCCACCACTGCCCCCAGGAGGCGGACGCCCTGCGGTGCGCCCGCGACCTCGCCACGCTCATCTCGCAGATGGTGGAACgcgccgaggaggaggagaagatcCCGCTCTTCATCTTCGACGAGGTGGAGCACATGCACGGCGAGATCCTGGACGCCCTGCTGCAACTCGTAGCCTCCAAACAGTCCAACGAGTACCTGAACGCCATCTACCTGTTCCTGAGCAACCTGGGCCACACGCACATCACCAAACATATGCTTCAAAACTCCTCCAGTATTTCTATGGCGTCGGCGTCGTCAGGTCGTCATAGCCACCTCGTGAAAGAGCTGACTCCGATATTACGCCGCACTCTGGAGAAGCTTCACCCACTGTGGACAGAGGCGGACGTCTTACCTCTGGGCCTTTTGGAGAAAGGCCACGTGATGGAGTGCTTCCTGGACGAAATGACTCGAGAGGGCTTCTACCCGGATCATACCAACATAGAGCGGCTCGCGGGGGAGATTGAATATTACCCCGAGGCAGGGGGGCACCAGTACTCCCAGACAGGCTGCAAGCAAGTGGTCGCTAAAGTCAACCTGCTGTGA